One genomic segment of Drosophila melanogaster chromosome 3L includes these proteins:
- the syd gene encoding sunday driver, isoform K, which translates to MMDNDDALLNNGGPQSGAETVYGTEDNNMVMSEKVQQLAGSIYQEFERMINRYDEDVVKNLMPLLVNVLECLDASYRINQEQDVEVELLREDNEQLVTQYEREKSARKQSEQKLLEAEDLAEQENKELATRLESVESIVRMLELKHKNSLEHASRLEEREADLKKEYNKLHERYTELFKNHVDYMERTKMLMGSTHSQMSTASERMDVSRARLNPVARSSGPVSYGFASLENSVMLDTETICSVGSQSDDSGPPSLQNELDNLSGTLERGAATDALQQQHHATSPQSPDSSPVVPNVPTNVGRSTTKKEQRSDNNLYQELSFQDNEESEENEIVTGSWVHPGEYASSGMGKEVENLIMENNELLATKNALNIVKDDLIVKVDELTGEVEIVREELNAMQQSRTKLRQRISELEDELKKAKEQVKQQNTEQEENDVPLAQRKRFTRVEMAMVLMERNQYKERLMELQEAVRLTEILRASRTVDNLDRKSKQSIWKYFSNLFTPSNRPTERVADGLGGGPMFRHTGGGSPAHSHGSPSRGSGGGDNRLALTSGQPPVHPASAGLANALIMPKDYAEEGSSERISARRREQYRQLRAHVQKEDGRLHAYGWSLPINKASQEANPNRHSGGVPVPVYCNPLAEASPHMKVFCAAGVNLHGGFTKNGQSLIPANSPYAPKSTLKIAEITSPTADQSMEALDRQMARVSLETLEPETQLSSFVWICTSTHAASTVSVVDANQSATVLDAFPICASHLLCIASVQGAMESDYALLEQSEVVKAGEMLQRPGEGTELLGKVEFVRVKPKSDDEQNSNEKQQQEEEEAKEATEKSNEQLPAVSAEEPLGNVEAIKIRQPLPGAPQRLSTDGNQTNNNNNSSSSSNLLFATKSLNPILETKDRDEPAMSSVGPTMWLGAQDGWLYVHSSVGRWHECLHRVLLPDAVLAIVHVEARVVVALANAQLAVFRRQTDGQWDLNSYHLVTLGDRNHSIRCLCVAGERIWAAHRNKIFIVDPVSLNIVHSLDAHPRKESQVRQMAATGAGVWVSIRLDSTLRLYNTHTFEHKQDVDIEPYVSKMLGTGKLGFSFVRITALMVSCNRLWIGTSNGVIISVPLAEVQPKSSSDPHGQMPLCCMANAQLSFHGHRDAVKFFVSVPMLQQPNLNGGLTFTNKRPDMLVMCGGEGYIDFRINDNDMENSIQLEPNQTIENRGDKSYLIVWHVSQR; encoded by the exons GTCCAACAACTGGCGGGCAGTATTTATCAGGAATTTGAGCGGATGATCAATCGCTATGACGAGGATGTGGTGAAGAACCTGATGCCGCTGCTCGTGAACGTGCTGGAGTGCCTAGATGCCTCCTATCGCATCAATCAGGAGCAGGACGTGGAGGTGGAGCTGCTGCGTGAGGACAACGAGCAGCTGGTGACACAATATGAGCGGGAAAAGAGCGCCCGCAAGCAGTCCGAACAGAAG CTATTGGAAGCCGAGGATCTGGCCGAGCAGGAGAACAAGGAGCTGGCCACGCGCCTGGAATCGGTGGAGAGCATTGTGCGAATGCTGGAACTGAAGCACAAGAACAGTCTGGAGCACGCCAGTCGTTTGGAAGAGCGGGAGGCGGATCTCAAGAAG GAGTATAACAAACTGCACGAGCGGTACACAGAGCTGTTCAAGAACCATGTGGACTACATGGAGCGCACCAAGATGCTAATGGGCTCAACGCACTCACAAATGAGCACAGCCTCCGAACGCATGGATGTGAGCCGAGCGAGACTGAATCCTGTGGCCCGCAGCTCGGGACCCGTTTCCTATGGCTTCGCCTCGCTGGAGAATTCGGTGATGCTGGACACGGAGACCATTTGCAGTGTGGGCAGCCAGTCGGATGACTCTGGTCCGCCCTCGCTGCAGAACGAGCTGGACAATCTCAGTGGAACGTTAGAGCGTGGAGCTGCCACCGATgcattgcagcagcagcaccatgCCACCTCGCCCCAGAGTCCCGACAGCAGTCCCGTTGTGCCAAATGTGCCCACAAATG TTGGTCGCTCGACTACCAAAAAGGAGCAGCGCTCGGATAACAATCTCTACCAAGAGCTGTCCTTCCAGGACAACGAGGAGAGTGAAGAGAATGAGATTGTCACAG GCAGCTGGGTCCATCCTGGAGAGTATGCGTCCTCAG GCATGGGCAAGGAGGTTGAAAATCTTATCATGGAAAACAATGAGCTGCTTGCCACCAA AAATGCGCTCAATATTGTCAAGGATGATTTAATTGTCAAAGTGGATGAGCTCACTGGGGAGGTCGAAATCGTGCGCGAGGAGCTCAATGCCATGCAGCAATCGAGGACCAAGTTGAGGCAGCGCATCAGTGAGCTGGAGGATGAGCTGAAGAAGGCCAAGGAGCAGGTCAAGCAGCAAA ACACTGAGCAAGAGGAGAATGATGTGCCGCTGGCACAGCGCAAGAGATTCACCCGTGTGGAAATGGCCATGGTGCTAATGGAGCGCAATCAGTACAAGGAGCGTTTAATGGAGCTGCAGGAGGCAGTGCGTCTTACAGAAATACTCCGCGCGTCGCGTACCGTAGATAATTTAGACAGAAAGTCCAAGCAGAGCATTTGGAAGTACTTTAGTAATCTTTTTAC CCCCTCCAACCGCCCAACGGAACGCGTTGCGGACGGTCTCGGAGGGGGGCCGATGTTTCGTCACACCGGCGGAGGAAGCCCTGCCCACAGCCATGGATCCCCTAGCCGAGGAAGTGGAGGTGGCGACAATCGCCTGGCCCTAACCAGCGGCCAGCCGCCCGTGCATCCGGCCAGCGCTGGTCTTGCCAACGCACTCATTATGCCGAAAGACTATGCCGAGGAGGGCAGTTCGGAAAGGATAAGTGCAAGGAGGCGGGAACAGTACCGCCAGCTACGAGCCCATGTCCAAAAGGAGGATGGGCGGCTGCATGCCTACGGTTGGAGTCTGCCGATTAACAAGGCCAGCCAGGAGGCGAATCCCAATCGGCATTCAGGAGGTGTACCGGTACCCGTATATTGTAATCCCCTGGCGGAGGCATCGCCCCACATGAAGGTATTTTGTGCGGCAGGCGTTAACCTACACGGCGGGTTCACAAAGAATGGGCAATCACTGATACCTGCCAACTCACCATATGCTCCGAAATCTACGCTCAAGATAGCTGAGATAACCAGTCCCACGGCGGATCAGAGCATGGAGGCTTTGGACAGGCAGATGGCGAGAGTCAGTCTGGAGACACTGGAGCCCGAGACGCAACTCAGTTCGTTCGTATGGATATGCACAAGCACACATGCTGCCAGCACAGTCAGTGTGGTAGATGCCAATCAATCGGCCACTGTGCTCGACGCCTTTCCCATATGCGCGTCGCATTTGCTTTGCATTGCCTCCGTGCAAGGAGCGATGGAGAGCGACTACGCCTTGCTGGAACAATCGGAAGTGGTCAAGGCGGGCGAGATGCTGCAGCGACCGGGCGAGGGTACTGAGCTATTGGGCAAAGTGGAGTTTGTGCGAGTGAAACCAAAGTCGGACGATGAGCAGAACAGCAATGAGAAGCAacagcaggaggaggaggaggcgaaGGAAGCCACAGAGAAATCCAACGAGCAGCTGCCGGCTGTGAGTGCCGAAGAGCCACTTGGCAATGTGGAGGCCATTAAAATACGTCAGCCACTGCCAGGAGCTCCCCAGCGATTGTCCACAGATGGCAACCAGactaacaacaataataacagcagcagcagcagcaatcttTTGTTTGCCACCAAATCGCTGAACCCCATACTGGAGACCAAGGATCGTGATGAACCGGCAATGAGCTCTGTAGGTCCAACAATGTGGCTGGGCGCCCAGGATGGCTGGCTGTATGTGCACAGCAGCGTGGGAAGGTGGCACGAGTGCCTGCACCGAGTTCTCCTGCCGGATGCTGTGCTAGCGATTGTACACGTGGAGGCGAGGGTCGTTGTGGCGCTGGCCAATGCCCAACTGGCTGTGTTCCGCCGCCAGACAGACGGCCAATGGGATCTGAATAGCTATCACCTGGTGACGCTCGGTGATCGCAACCATTCGATACGTTGCCTCTGTGTGGCTGGCGAGCGCATTTGGGCCGCTCACCGCAACAAGATCTTCATCGTGGACCCCGTATCGCTCAACATTGTGCATTCGCTGGACGCGCATCCGCGAAAGGAGAGCCAGGTGCGTCAGATGGCGGCCACGGGAGCTGGTGTCTGGGTGTCGATCAG ACTTGACTCTACGCTGCGGCTGTACAACACGCACACGTTCGAGCACAAGCAGGACGTGGACATTGAGCCGTACGTATCCAAGATGCTCGGCACCGGCAAGCTGGGCTTTAGCTTCGTCCGCATCACCGCCCTAATGGTGTCCTGCAACCGGCTGTGGATCGGCACCAGTAACGGCGTGATCATCTCAGTGCCGCTGGCCGAAGTTCAGCCCAAGTCATCAT CCGATCCCCATGGTCAGATGCCGCTCTGTTGCATGGCCAACGCTCAACTTTCCTTCCACGGCCACCGGGATGCGGTCAAATTCTTCGTATCGGTGCCCATGCTGCAGCAGCCCAATCTCAATGGTGGACTGACCTTCACCAACAAGCGACCCGATATGCTGGTCATGTGCGGCGGCGAGGGCTACATCGATTTTCGCATAA ACGATAACGACATGGAAAACAGTATTCAACTGGAACCAAACCAAACGATCGAGAATCGAGGCGATAAGAGTTACTTGATCGTGTGGCACGTTAGTCAACGTTAA
- the syd gene encoding sunday driver, isoform I, with product MMDNDDALLNNGGPQSGAETVYGTEDNNMVMSEKVQQLAGSIYQEFERMINRYDEDVVKNLMPLLVNVLECLDASYRINQEQDVEVELLREDNEQLVTQYEREKSARKQSEQKLLEAEDLAEQENKELATRLESVESIVRMLELKHKNSLEHASRLEEREADLKKEYNKLHERYTELFKNHVDYMERTKMLMGSTHSQMSTASERMDVSRARLNPVARSSGPVSYGFASLENSVMLDTETICSVGSQSDDSGPPSLQNELDNLSGTLERGAATDALQQQHHATSPQSPDSSPVVPNVPTNVGRSTTKKEQRSDNNLYQELSFQDNEESEENEIVTGSWVHPGEYASSANDNYFGMGKEVENLIMENNELLATKNALNIVKDDLIVKVDELTGEVEIVREELNAMQQSRTKLRQRISELEDELKKAKEQVKQQNTEQEENDVPLAQRKRFTRVEMAMVLMERNQYKERLMELQEAVRLTEILRASRTVDNLDRKSKQSIWKYFSNLFTPSNRPTERVADGLGGGPMFRHTGGGSPAHSHGSPSRGSGGGDNRLALTSGQPPVHPASAGLANALIMPKDYAEEGSSERISARRREQYRQLRAHVQKEDGRLHAYGWSLPINKASQEANPNRHSGGVPVPVYCNPLAEASPHMKVFCAAGVNLHGGFTKNGQSLIPANSPYAPKSTLKIAEITSPTADQSMEALDRQMARVSLETLEPETQLSSFVWICTSTHAASTVSVVDANQSATVLDAFPICASHLLCIASVQGAMESDYALLEQSEVVKAGEMLQRPGEGTELLGKVEFVRVKPKSDDEQNSNEKQQQEEEEAKEATEKSNEQLPAVSAEEPLGNVEAIKIRQPLPGAPQRLSTDGNQTNNNNNSSSSSNLLFATKSLNPILETKDRDEPAMSSVGPTMWLGAQDGWLYVHSSVGRWHECLHRVLLPDAVLAIVHVEARVVVALANAQLAVFRRQTDGQWDLNSYHLVTLGDRNHSIRCLCVAGERIWAAHRNKIFIVDPVSLNIVHSLDAHPRKESQVRQMAATGAGVWVSIRLDSTLRLYNTHTFEHKQDVDIEPYVSKMLGTGKLGFSFVRITALMVSCNRLWIGTSNGVIISVPLAEVQPKSSSDPHGQMPLCCMANAQLSFHGHRDAVKFFVSVPMLQQPNLNGGLTFTNKRPDMLVMCGGEGYIDFRINDNDMENSIQLEPNQTIENRGDKSYLIVWHVSQR from the exons GTCCAACAACTGGCGGGCAGTATTTATCAGGAATTTGAGCGGATGATCAATCGCTATGACGAGGATGTGGTGAAGAACCTGATGCCGCTGCTCGTGAACGTGCTGGAGTGCCTAGATGCCTCCTATCGCATCAATCAGGAGCAGGACGTGGAGGTGGAGCTGCTGCGTGAGGACAACGAGCAGCTGGTGACACAATATGAGCGGGAAAAGAGCGCCCGCAAGCAGTCCGAACAGAAG CTATTGGAAGCCGAGGATCTGGCCGAGCAGGAGAACAAGGAGCTGGCCACGCGCCTGGAATCGGTGGAGAGCATTGTGCGAATGCTGGAACTGAAGCACAAGAACAGTCTGGAGCACGCCAGTCGTTTGGAAGAGCGGGAGGCGGATCTCAAGAAG GAGTATAACAAACTGCACGAGCGGTACACAGAGCTGTTCAAGAACCATGTGGACTACATGGAGCGCACCAAGATGCTAATGGGCTCAACGCACTCACAAATGAGCACAGCCTCCGAACGCATGGATGTGAGCCGAGCGAGACTGAATCCTGTGGCCCGCAGCTCGGGACCCGTTTCCTATGGCTTCGCCTCGCTGGAGAATTCGGTGATGCTGGACACGGAGACCATTTGCAGTGTGGGCAGCCAGTCGGATGACTCTGGTCCGCCCTCGCTGCAGAACGAGCTGGACAATCTCAGTGGAACGTTAGAGCGTGGAGCTGCCACCGATgcattgcagcagcagcaccatgCCACCTCGCCCCAGAGTCCCGACAGCAGTCCCGTTGTGCCAAATGTGCCCACAAATG TTGGTCGCTCGACTACCAAAAAGGAGCAGCGCTCGGATAACAATCTCTACCAAGAGCTGTCCTTCCAGGACAACGAGGAGAGTGAAGAGAATGAGATTGTCACAG GCAGCTGGGTCCATCCTGGAGAGTATGCGTCCTCAG CTAACGACAACTATTTTG GCATGGGCAAGGAGGTTGAAAATCTTATCATGGAAAACAATGAGCTGCTTGCCACCAA AAATGCGCTCAATATTGTCAAGGATGATTTAATTGTCAAAGTGGATGAGCTCACTGGGGAGGTCGAAATCGTGCGCGAGGAGCTCAATGCCATGCAGCAATCGAGGACCAAGTTGAGGCAGCGCATCAGTGAGCTGGAGGATGAGCTGAAGAAGGCCAAGGAGCAGGTCAAGCAGCAAA ACACTGAGCAAGAGGAGAATGATGTGCCGCTGGCACAGCGCAAGAGATTCACCCGTGTGGAAATGGCCATGGTGCTAATGGAGCGCAATCAGTACAAGGAGCGTTTAATGGAGCTGCAGGAGGCAGTGCGTCTTACAGAAATACTCCGCGCGTCGCGTACCGTAGATAATTTAGACAGAAAGTCCAAGCAGAGCATTTGGAAGTACTTTAGTAATCTTTTTAC CCCCTCCAACCGCCCAACGGAACGCGTTGCGGACGGTCTCGGAGGGGGGCCGATGTTTCGTCACACCGGCGGAGGAAGCCCTGCCCACAGCCATGGATCCCCTAGCCGAGGAAGTGGAGGTGGCGACAATCGCCTGGCCCTAACCAGCGGCCAGCCGCCCGTGCATCCGGCCAGCGCTGGTCTTGCCAACGCACTCATTATGCCGAAAGACTATGCCGAGGAGGGCAGTTCGGAAAGGATAAGTGCAAGGAGGCGGGAACAGTACCGCCAGCTACGAGCCCATGTCCAAAAGGAGGATGGGCGGCTGCATGCCTACGGTTGGAGTCTGCCGATTAACAAGGCCAGCCAGGAGGCGAATCCCAATCGGCATTCAGGAGGTGTACCGGTACCCGTATATTGTAATCCCCTGGCGGAGGCATCGCCCCACATGAAGGTATTTTGTGCGGCAGGCGTTAACCTACACGGCGGGTTCACAAAGAATGGGCAATCACTGATACCTGCCAACTCACCATATGCTCCGAAATCTACGCTCAAGATAGCTGAGATAACCAGTCCCACGGCGGATCAGAGCATGGAGGCTTTGGACAGGCAGATGGCGAGAGTCAGTCTGGAGACACTGGAGCCCGAGACGCAACTCAGTTCGTTCGTATGGATATGCACAAGCACACATGCTGCCAGCACAGTCAGTGTGGTAGATGCCAATCAATCGGCCACTGTGCTCGACGCCTTTCCCATATGCGCGTCGCATTTGCTTTGCATTGCCTCCGTGCAAGGAGCGATGGAGAGCGACTACGCCTTGCTGGAACAATCGGAAGTGGTCAAGGCGGGCGAGATGCTGCAGCGACCGGGCGAGGGTACTGAGCTATTGGGCAAAGTGGAGTTTGTGCGAGTGAAACCAAAGTCGGACGATGAGCAGAACAGCAATGAGAAGCAacagcaggaggaggaggaggcgaaGGAAGCCACAGAGAAATCCAACGAGCAGCTGCCGGCTGTGAGTGCCGAAGAGCCACTTGGCAATGTGGAGGCCATTAAAATACGTCAGCCACTGCCAGGAGCTCCCCAGCGATTGTCCACAGATGGCAACCAGactaacaacaataataacagcagcagcagcagcaatcttTTGTTTGCCACCAAATCGCTGAACCCCATACTGGAGACCAAGGATCGTGATGAACCGGCAATGAGCTCTGTAGGTCCAACAATGTGGCTGGGCGCCCAGGATGGCTGGCTGTATGTGCACAGCAGCGTGGGAAGGTGGCACGAGTGCCTGCACCGAGTTCTCCTGCCGGATGCTGTGCTAGCGATTGTACACGTGGAGGCGAGGGTCGTTGTGGCGCTGGCCAATGCCCAACTGGCTGTGTTCCGCCGCCAGACAGACGGCCAATGGGATCTGAATAGCTATCACCTGGTGACGCTCGGTGATCGCAACCATTCGATACGTTGCCTCTGTGTGGCTGGCGAGCGCATTTGGGCCGCTCACCGCAACAAGATCTTCATCGTGGACCCCGTATCGCTCAACATTGTGCATTCGCTGGACGCGCATCCGCGAAAGGAGAGCCAGGTGCGTCAGATGGCGGCCACGGGAGCTGGTGTCTGGGTGTCGATCAG ACTTGACTCTACGCTGCGGCTGTACAACACGCACACGTTCGAGCACAAGCAGGACGTGGACATTGAGCCGTACGTATCCAAGATGCTCGGCACCGGCAAGCTGGGCTTTAGCTTCGTCCGCATCACCGCCCTAATGGTGTCCTGCAACCGGCTGTGGATCGGCACCAGTAACGGCGTGATCATCTCAGTGCCGCTGGCCGAAGTTCAGCCCAAGTCATCAT CCGATCCCCATGGTCAGATGCCGCTCTGTTGCATGGCCAACGCTCAACTTTCCTTCCACGGCCACCGGGATGCGGTCAAATTCTTCGTATCGGTGCCCATGCTGCAGCAGCCCAATCTCAATGGTGGACTGACCTTCACCAACAAGCGACCCGATATGCTGGTCATGTGCGGCGGCGAGGGCTACATCGATTTTCGCATAA ACGATAACGACATGGAAAACAGTATTCAACTGGAACCAAACCAAACGATCGAGAATCGAGGCGATAAGAGTTACTTGATCGTGTGGCACGTTAGTCAACGTTAA
- the syd gene encoding sunday driver, isoform D gives MNEQVVSIVQQLAGSIYQEFERMINRYDEDVVKNLMPLLVNVLECLDASYRINQEQDVEVELLREDNEQLVTQYEREKSARKQSEQKLLEAEDLAEQENKELATRLESVESIVRMLELKHKNSLEHASRLEEREADLKKEYNKLHERYTELFKNHVDYMERTKMLMGSTHSQMSTASERMDVSRARLNPVARSSGPVSYGFASLENSVMLDTETICSVGSQSDDSGPPSLQNELDNLSGTLERGAATDALQQQHHATSPQSPDSSPVVPNVPTNVGRSTTKKEQRSDNNLYQELSFQDNEESEENEIVTGSWVHPGEYASSGMGKEVENLIMENNELLATKNALNIVKDDLIVKVDELTGEVEIVREELNAMQQSRTKLRQRISELEDELKKAKEQVKQQNTEQEENDVPLAQRKRFTRVEMAMVLMERNQYKERLMELQEAVRLTEILRASRTVDNLDRKSKQSIWKYFSNLFTPSNRPTERVADGLGGGPMFRHTGGGSPAHSHGSPSRGSGGGDNRLALTSGQPPVHPASAGLANALIMPKDYAEEGSSERISARRREQYRQLRAHVQKEDGRLHAYGWSLPINKASQEANPNRHSGGVPVPVYCNPLAEASPHMKVFCAAGVNLHGGFTKNGQSLIPANSPYAPKSTLKIAEITSPTADQSMEALDRQMARVSLETLEPETQLSSFVWICTSTHAASTVSVVDANQSATVLDAFPICASHLLCIASVQGAMESDYALLEQSEVVKAGEMLQRPGEGTELLGKVEFVRVKPKSDDEQNSNEKQQQEEEEAKEATEKSNEQLPAVSAEEPLGNVEAIKIRQPLPGAPQRLSTDGNQTNNNNNSSSSSNLLFATKSLNPILETKDRDEPAMSSVGPTMWLGAQDGWLYVHSSVGRWHECLHRVLLPDAVLAIVHVEARVVVALANAQLAVFRRQTDGQWDLNSYHLVTLGDRNHSIRCLCVAGERIWAAHRNKIFIVDPVSLNIVHSLDAHPRKESQVRQMAATGAGVWVSIRLDSTLRLYNTHTFEHKQDVDIEPYVSKMLGTGKLGFSFVRITALMVSCNRLWIGTSNGVIISVPLAEVQPKSSSDPHGQMPLCCMANAQLSFHGHRDAVKFFVSVPMLQQPNLNGGLTFTNKRPDMLVMCGGEGYIDFRINDNDMENSIQLEPNQTIENRGDKSYLIVWHVSQR, from the exons AATGAACAGGTTGTCAGCATC GTCCAACAACTGGCGGGCAGTATTTATCAGGAATTTGAGCGGATGATCAATCGCTATGACGAGGATGTGGTGAAGAACCTGATGCCGCTGCTCGTGAACGTGCTGGAGTGCCTAGATGCCTCCTATCGCATCAATCAGGAGCAGGACGTGGAGGTGGAGCTGCTGCGTGAGGACAACGAGCAGCTGGTGACACAATATGAGCGGGAAAAGAGCGCCCGCAAGCAGTCCGAACAGAAG CTATTGGAAGCCGAGGATCTGGCCGAGCAGGAGAACAAGGAGCTGGCCACGCGCCTGGAATCGGTGGAGAGCATTGTGCGAATGCTGGAACTGAAGCACAAGAACAGTCTGGAGCACGCCAGTCGTTTGGAAGAGCGGGAGGCGGATCTCAAGAAG GAGTATAACAAACTGCACGAGCGGTACACAGAGCTGTTCAAGAACCATGTGGACTACATGGAGCGCACCAAGATGCTAATGGGCTCAACGCACTCACAAATGAGCACAGCCTCCGAACGCATGGATGTGAGCCGAGCGAGACTGAATCCTGTGGCCCGCAGCTCGGGACCCGTTTCCTATGGCTTCGCCTCGCTGGAGAATTCGGTGATGCTGGACACGGAGACCATTTGCAGTGTGGGCAGCCAGTCGGATGACTCTGGTCCGCCCTCGCTGCAGAACGAGCTGGACAATCTCAGTGGAACGTTAGAGCGTGGAGCTGCCACCGATgcattgcagcagcagcaccatgCCACCTCGCCCCAGAGTCCCGACAGCAGTCCCGTTGTGCCAAATGTGCCCACAAATG TTGGTCGCTCGACTACCAAAAAGGAGCAGCGCTCGGATAACAATCTCTACCAAGAGCTGTCCTTCCAGGACAACGAGGAGAGTGAAGAGAATGAGATTGTCACAG GCAGCTGGGTCCATCCTGGAGAGTATGCGTCCTCAG GCATGGGCAAGGAGGTTGAAAATCTTATCATGGAAAACAATGAGCTGCTTGCCACCAA AAATGCGCTCAATATTGTCAAGGATGATTTAATTGTCAAAGTGGATGAGCTCACTGGGGAGGTCGAAATCGTGCGCGAGGAGCTCAATGCCATGCAGCAATCGAGGACCAAGTTGAGGCAGCGCATCAGTGAGCTGGAGGATGAGCTGAAGAAGGCCAAGGAGCAGGTCAAGCAGCAAA ACACTGAGCAAGAGGAGAATGATGTGCCGCTGGCACAGCGCAAGAGATTCACCCGTGTGGAAATGGCCATGGTGCTAATGGAGCGCAATCAGTACAAGGAGCGTTTAATGGAGCTGCAGGAGGCAGTGCGTCTTACAGAAATACTCCGCGCGTCGCGTACCGTAGATAATTTAGACAGAAAGTCCAAGCAGAGCATTTGGAAGTACTTTAGTAATCTTTTTAC CCCCTCCAACCGCCCAACGGAACGCGTTGCGGACGGTCTCGGAGGGGGGCCGATGTTTCGTCACACCGGCGGAGGAAGCCCTGCCCACAGCCATGGATCCCCTAGCCGAGGAAGTGGAGGTGGCGACAATCGCCTGGCCCTAACCAGCGGCCAGCCGCCCGTGCATCCGGCCAGCGCTGGTCTTGCCAACGCACTCATTATGCCGAAAGACTATGCCGAGGAGGGCAGTTCGGAAAGGATAAGTGCAAGGAGGCGGGAACAGTACCGCCAGCTACGAGCCCATGTCCAAAAGGAGGATGGGCGGCTGCATGCCTACGGTTGGAGTCTGCCGATTAACAAGGCCAGCCAGGAGGCGAATCCCAATCGGCATTCAGGAGGTGTACCGGTACCCGTATATTGTAATCCCCTGGCGGAGGCATCGCCCCACATGAAGGTATTTTGTGCGGCAGGCGTTAACCTACACGGCGGGTTCACAAAGAATGGGCAATCACTGATACCTGCCAACTCACCATATGCTCCGAAATCTACGCTCAAGATAGCTGAGATAACCAGTCCCACGGCGGATCAGAGCATGGAGGCTTTGGACAGGCAGATGGCGAGAGTCAGTCTGGAGACACTGGAGCCCGAGACGCAACTCAGTTCGTTCGTATGGATATGCACAAGCACACATGCTGCCAGCACAGTCAGTGTGGTAGATGCCAATCAATCGGCCACTGTGCTCGACGCCTTTCCCATATGCGCGTCGCATTTGCTTTGCATTGCCTCCGTGCAAGGAGCGATGGAGAGCGACTACGCCTTGCTGGAACAATCGGAAGTGGTCAAGGCGGGCGAGATGCTGCAGCGACCGGGCGAGGGTACTGAGCTATTGGGCAAAGTGGAGTTTGTGCGAGTGAAACCAAAGTCGGACGATGAGCAGAACAGCAATGAGAAGCAacagcaggaggaggaggaggcgaaGGAAGCCACAGAGAAATCCAACGAGCAGCTGCCGGCTGTGAGTGCCGAAGAGCCACTTGGCAATGTGGAGGCCATTAAAATACGTCAGCCACTGCCAGGAGCTCCCCAGCGATTGTCCACAGATGGCAACCAGactaacaacaataataacagcagcagcagcagcaatcttTTGTTTGCCACCAAATCGCTGAACCCCATACTGGAGACCAAGGATCGTGATGAACCGGCAATGAGCTCTGTAGGTCCAACAATGTGGCTGGGCGCCCAGGATGGCTGGCTGTATGTGCACAGCAGCGTGGGAAGGTGGCACGAGTGCCTGCACCGAGTTCTCCTGCCGGATGCTGTGCTAGCGATTGTACACGTGGAGGCGAGGGTCGTTGTGGCGCTGGCCAATGCCCAACTGGCTGTGTTCCGCCGCCAGACAGACGGCCAATGGGATCTGAATAGCTATCACCTGGTGACGCTCGGTGATCGCAACCATTCGATACGTTGCCTCTGTGTGGCTGGCGAGCGCATTTGGGCCGCTCACCGCAACAAGATCTTCATCGTGGACCCCGTATCGCTCAACATTGTGCATTCGCTGGACGCGCATCCGCGAAAGGAGAGCCAGGTGCGTCAGATGGCGGCCACGGGAGCTGGTGTCTGGGTGTCGATCAG ACTTGACTCTACGCTGCGGCTGTACAACACGCACACGTTCGAGCACAAGCAGGACGTGGACATTGAGCCGTACGTATCCAAGATGCTCGGCACCGGCAAGCTGGGCTTTAGCTTCGTCCGCATCACCGCCCTAATGGTGTCCTGCAACCGGCTGTGGATCGGCACCAGTAACGGCGTGATCATCTCAGTGCCGCTGGCCGAAGTTCAGCCCAAGTCATCAT CCGATCCCCATGGTCAGATGCCGCTCTGTTGCATGGCCAACGCTCAACTTTCCTTCCACGGCCACCGGGATGCGGTCAAATTCTTCGTATCGGTGCCCATGCTGCAGCAGCCCAATCTCAATGGTGGACTGACCTTCACCAACAAGCGACCCGATATGCTGGTCATGTGCGGCGGCGAGGGCTACATCGATTTTCGCATAA ACGATAACGACATGGAAAACAGTATTCAACTGGAACCAAACCAAACGATCGAGAATCGAGGCGATAAGAGTTACTTGATCGTGTGGCACGTTAGTCAACGTTAA